The following are from one region of the Pseudorasbora parva isolate DD20220531a chromosome 12, ASM2467924v1, whole genome shotgun sequence genome:
- the fkbp11 gene encoding peptidyl-prolyl cis-trans isomerase FKBP11, translating into MRIRTGIVLMFLAAFAFVAAEDGESKEDVIEQLVVETLVMPEACTITSEMGDTLQIHYTGRLMDGKVIDTSLSREPLVVELGKRSVITGLEQALVGVCEGQKIKATIPAHLAYGKRGYPPTIPGDSTLEFEVEVISLSQQTPWQKLVNDVLPLLCLALVPTLLGLVGLYLYNKAHAQPQGKKKSKDKKSKKK; encoded by the exons ATGAGAATTCGGACGGGGATCGTCCTGATGTTTCTCGCAGCTTTTGCATTTGTTGCAGCCGAGGACGGAGAAAGCAAGGAAGACGTGATCGAACAGTTGGTCGTGGAGACATTG GTGATGCCGGAGGCATGCACGATTACATCAGAGATGGGAGACACGCTTCAAATCCATTACACG GGCCGATTAATGGACGGGAAGGTGATTGACACCTCTCTGTCTCGTGAACCTCTGGTCGTGGAGTTGGGCAAGAGGTCTGTTATCACAG GTCTAGAGCAAGCCCTGGTTGGAGTGTGTGAAGG GCAAAAAATCAAGGCCACGATTCCAGCTCATCTAGCGTATGGAAAGAGAGGATACCCTCCAACCATTCCAG GGGACAGCACACTTGAGTTCGAGGTGGAGGTGATCTCTCTGTCCCAGCAAACGCCCTGGCAGAAGCTTGTTAACGACGTCCTGCCCCTTTTGTGCTTGGCGCTGGTTCCCACACTACTGGGCTTAGTGGGTCTCTACCTCTACAACAAAGCACACGCACAACCTCAAGGCAAGAAGAAGAGCAAAGACAAGAAAAGCAAGAAGAAGTGA